From one Comamonas piscis genomic stretch:
- a CDS encoding Ig-like domain-containing alpha-2-macroglobulin family protein encodes MNTTLQRWLAGAGWAALGLSAHATTITSVSPQGEVARVRQIVVKFDAAVVPMGDLRAAAPVKLDCDNKQAQSQGTGRWTGPREWVFDLADDLPPGVRCTVEKVANLKDAAGEPVKGAAKYSFATGGPSVTRIVPGSYQALDSRQFFGLQFNADVVTSSVEESSWCAVKGIGERIPVRLLHASESDHFMQSQFGRDALQQKPRRYVALQCQRALPEGAQMSLVVGAGVSTDNGVKQTRERRFDYQVRPPFTAEFSCERANAQAGCLPIRPLNVFFSASVDRKLAEGIYLETSKGRVKASFADDGDDSEVSRLQFAPPFGEKETMRIVLPQGFKDESDRPLANANLFPLQVQSGLMPPLAKFAASPFGVVERFAEGDKGPAMFPVTLRNVEQDLQIQGLSIEDKGTVSTLQLQSDADIIRWYRKLQRWDNWQVSRKQAALDSKSLLPNVLPDGDKQNVETRMLSLLDGQASGKKLALPKTDSKDPRPFEVVGIPLETGFHVVEIASPMLGDALLNTDYDSARRVMYVRSSALVTNLGVHFKLGRENAMAWVTSLDKGKPVANAQVRISTCDGKTLVQGTTDKDGVARFDKLDTQAQVRCEAGANSDTNSAYFVSARATVDGKQDMAFVWSDWQRGIESWRFNLETDSSPVQDVIAHTVLDRSLLRAGETVSMKHLIRSQTMGGLGLPGKEQLPNQVVITHQGSNDEFVLPISWDRPGQGLSAVSEFKIPKSAKLGSYSISLKGGKGKWGSMEMQTTSFRVEEYRLPVFKGSVTPDVPAPIVQPGKLGAQVQLSYLSGGAAAKEAVKVSAAIQSHAVSFEDYDTFSFGRPYLSRKLPGAGNDGEDYSNDRRVIADKLALTLDANGVGKAVIEEVPTSVAPQDLLLEASFSDPNGEVQTISNHSVIWPASVVAGIKAENWASTDKKLSFQALSLTPSGKPVSGVKLQVRAVARVVTSTRKRMVGGFYSYENHESYKDLGIVCSGKSDAKGLLACDTQLNEGGETELIAEATDDKNRSSKAATSVWVTKQGELWFGGEDTDRMDLLPEKKSYKVGDTARFQVRMPFREATALVTVEREGVLSSQVITLRGDDPTVSLKVQEGWGPNVYVSVMALRGRLREVPWYSFFTWGFKSPREWWTSFWYEGKEYVAPTALVDLSKPAYRLGAAEIRVGIADRQLAVTVKSDKENYRIRNTAKVTIEAKLPNGKPAAGAAVSVAAVDQALLELKSNDTWALLEAMYQKRSWGVETSTAQMEIIGRRHYGRKAVAAGGGGGNGQTRELLDTLLLWQPNVVLDANGRAEVDVPLNDALTSFKIVAVAESGLELFGTGSTQIRTSQELQIISGLPPLVRDSDRYDAQVTLRNTTNKPMQVLVTPKATLLQLEPQTVEIAANEARTVSWSVTAPAEMSQSRQGELLWEISAKDKQSDAADALKVSQRVVPAVAVETLQATLVQLDGSLDMPVSAPADALPGRGGLKLSLVPRLAEGLPGVRDWWRAYPYACLEQTTSKSIGMQDAALWKSTMERLPTYLDGDGLANYFPPQAGSSNTGSDALTAHLLQAAFEMKRIDPAFAIPAAPLGRMQDALARFIDGRIERKFWSPRSDLEVRKLAAINALALYGKAQPRMLTSIQIAPNDWPTQSVVDWLSILGHMKDAPNRSKLMEEANQILRARLSYQGTKVLFANENNDYWWWLMQNGDTTLARFLLVVMDDPAWKDDMPRLASSFISRQKSGAWTTTTANLWGALALERFSRTYESIPVTGTTEASMAGKSGTVDWSRVTKAQDAIKLLAQGGKRMPGPTEQVAQWLNNTIDLPWASGNQSLKVQQKGTGKPWLTVQSQAAVPLKQPLSAGYTISKTVVAVEQANKNLPAGQYTRGDVLRVTLEVNASANMTWVAITDPIPGGATILGSGLGRDSALSTAGEKSTGWGWKAFEERSFESYRAYYGYLPQGKLSLQYSYRVNNTGEFALPSTRVEALYAPEMFGMAPNPKVTVVPVAP; translated from the coding sequence GTGAATACAACATTACAACGCTGGCTGGCGGGCGCAGGCTGGGCAGCGCTGGGCCTGTCGGCCCATGCCACAACTATCACATCGGTGTCACCGCAGGGTGAGGTAGCCCGGGTCCGGCAAATAGTCGTCAAGTTCGATGCGGCCGTGGTGCCGATGGGTGATCTGCGCGCGGCCGCGCCGGTCAAGCTGGACTGCGACAACAAACAGGCCCAGAGCCAGGGAACAGGACGCTGGACGGGCCCCCGTGAATGGGTGTTTGACCTGGCCGATGACCTACCTCCAGGGGTGCGCTGCACGGTCGAGAAGGTCGCCAACCTCAAGGATGCCGCTGGCGAGCCGGTCAAGGGCGCTGCCAAATACAGCTTTGCGACCGGTGGCCCATCGGTGACGCGCATTGTGCCCGGCAGCTACCAGGCGCTCGACAGCCGCCAGTTCTTTGGCCTGCAGTTCAATGCCGATGTGGTGACCTCCAGCGTTGAAGAAAGCAGCTGGTGCGCGGTCAAGGGCATTGGCGAGCGCATTCCGGTGCGGCTCTTGCATGCCTCGGAGTCCGACCATTTCATGCAAAGCCAGTTTGGCCGCGATGCACTGCAGCAAAAGCCGCGCCGCTATGTGGCCTTGCAATGCCAGCGCGCGCTGCCTGAGGGCGCGCAGATGAGCCTGGTGGTGGGTGCAGGGGTGAGCACGGACAACGGCGTCAAACAGACCCGCGAACGCCGTTTTGACTACCAGGTGCGCCCGCCCTTCACGGCCGAGTTCAGCTGCGAGCGTGCCAATGCGCAAGCCGGCTGCCTACCGATCCGCCCGCTCAATGTGTTCTTCAGCGCCTCGGTGGACCGCAAGCTGGCTGAAGGCATCTATCTGGAGACTTCCAAGGGCCGGGTCAAGGCCAGCTTTGCCGATGATGGCGATGACAGCGAAGTCAGCCGCCTGCAGTTTGCGCCGCCGTTTGGCGAGAAGGAGACGATGCGCATCGTCCTGCCCCAGGGCTTCAAGGACGAATCCGACCGGCCGCTGGCGAATGCCAACCTGTTCCCGCTGCAGGTACAAAGCGGCCTGATGCCGCCCCTGGCCAAATTTGCCGCCTCGCCCTTTGGCGTGGTCGAGCGCTTTGCCGAAGGTGACAAGGGCCCGGCCATGTTCCCGGTGACCTTGCGCAATGTGGAGCAAGACCTGCAGATCCAGGGCCTGTCGATTGAGGACAAGGGCACCGTCTCGACCCTGCAGCTGCAAAGCGATGCCGACATCATCCGCTGGTACCGCAAGCTGCAGCGCTGGGACAACTGGCAGGTCAGCCGTAAACAGGCCGCACTGGATAGCAAGAGCCTGCTGCCCAATGTGCTGCCCGATGGTGACAAACAGAATGTCGAGACGCGCATGCTCTCGCTGCTCGACGGCCAGGCCAGCGGCAAGAAGCTGGCCCTGCCCAAGACCGACAGCAAGGACCCGCGCCCCTTCGAGGTGGTGGGCATTCCGCTGGAGACCGGTTTCCATGTGGTCGAAATCGCCTCGCCGATGCTGGGCGATGCGCTGCTGAACACGGACTACGACAGCGCCCGCCGCGTGATGTATGTGCGCAGCTCTGCGTTGGTGACGAATTTGGGCGTGCATTTCAAGCTCGGCCGCGAAAACGCCATGGCCTGGGTGACCAGCCTGGACAAGGGCAAGCCGGTGGCCAATGCCCAGGTGCGCATCTCCACCTGCGATGGCAAGACCTTGGTACAAGGCACGACGGACAAGGACGGCGTGGCCCGTTTTGACAAGCTCGACACCCAGGCGCAGGTGCGCTGCGAGGCTGGCGCCAACAGCGACACCAACTCGGCCTATTTTGTGAGCGCCCGCGCCACGGTTGACGGCAAGCAGGACATGGCCTTTGTCTGGAGCGATTGGCAACGCGGTATCGAGAGCTGGCGCTTCAACCTGGAAACCGACAGCAGCCCCGTGCAGGATGTCATCGCCCACACGGTGCTGGACCGCAGCCTGCTGCGCGCTGGCGAGACGGTGTCGATGAAGCACCTGATCCGCAGCCAGACCATGGGCGGCCTGGGCCTGCCCGGCAAGGAGCAGTTGCCCAACCAGGTGGTCATTACCCACCAGGGCAGCAACGATGAGTTTGTGCTGCCCATCAGCTGGGACCGCCCAGGCCAGGGCCTGTCGGCGGTGTCGGAGTTCAAGATTCCCAAATCGGCCAAGCTGGGCAGCTACAGCATCAGCCTCAAGGGCGGCAAGGGCAAATGGGGCTCGATGGAGATGCAGACCACCTCGTTCCGGGTGGAAGAGTACCGGCTGCCGGTGTTCAAAGGCAGTGTGACACCCGATGTGCCAGCACCGATTGTGCAACCCGGCAAGCTGGGCGCGCAGGTGCAGCTGTCTTATCTGTCGGGTGGCGCAGCGGCCAAGGAGGCCGTCAAGGTCTCGGCCGCGATCCAGTCGCATGCGGTGAGCTTTGAGGACTACGACACGTTCTCGTTCGGCCGGCCTTACCTGAGCCGCAAACTGCCCGGTGCGGGCAACGACGGCGAGGACTACAGCAATGACCGCCGCGTGATTGCCGACAAGCTGGCGCTGACCCTGGACGCCAATGGCGTGGGCAAGGCCGTGATCGAGGAGGTGCCTACGTCCGTGGCGCCGCAGGATCTGCTGCTGGAGGCCAGCTTCTCCGACCCCAATGGTGAGGTGCAGACCATCAGCAACCACAGCGTGATCTGGCCTGCCTCGGTGGTCGCCGGCATCAAGGCCGAGAACTGGGCTTCTACCGATAAAAAGCTGAGCTTCCAGGCACTGTCGCTGACACCCTCGGGCAAGCCCGTCTCTGGCGTCAAGCTGCAGGTGCGCGCGGTGGCGCGTGTGGTCACCTCCACCCGCAAGCGCATGGTCGGCGGCTTCTACAGCTACGAGAACCATGAGAGCTACAAGGACCTGGGCATTGTCTGCAGTGGCAAGAGCGATGCCAAGGGCCTGCTGGCCTGCGACACCCAGCTGAACGAAGGCGGCGAGACCGAGCTGATCGCCGAGGCGACCGATGACAAGAACCGCAGCTCCAAGGCTGCGACCTCGGTCTGGGTGACCAAGCAGGGCGAGCTGTGGTTTGGCGGTGAAGACACCGACCGCATGGACCTGCTGCCGGAAAAGAAATCCTACAAGGTGGGCGACACCGCACGCTTCCAGGTGCGCATGCCCTTCCGCGAAGCGACGGCGCTGGTGACGGTGGAGCGTGAAGGCGTGCTGTCCAGCCAGGTCATCACCCTGCGCGGCGACGACCCCACGGTCAGCCTGAAGGTGCAAGAGGGCTGGGGCCCGAATGTCTATGTCAGCGTGATGGCCCTGCGTGGCCGCCTGCGCGAAGTGCCTTGGTACAGCTTCTTCACCTGGGGCTTCAAATCGCCGCGTGAATGGTGGACCTCGTTCTGGTACGAGGGCAAGGAATATGTGGCCCCGACGGCCCTGGTGGACCTGTCCAAGCCTGCCTACCGCCTGGGTGCGGCCGAGATCCGTGTCGGCATTGCCGACCGCCAACTGGCCGTGACCGTCAAGAGCGACAAGGAAAACTACCGCATTCGCAACACTGCCAAGGTGACCATCGAAGCCAAGCTGCCTAATGGCAAGCCAGCTGCAGGTGCTGCCGTGTCGGTGGCCGCGGTGGACCAGGCGCTGCTGGAGCTCAAGAGCAATGACACCTGGGCGCTGCTCGAAGCCATGTACCAAAAGCGGTCCTGGGGCGTGGAGACCTCCACCGCCCAGATGGAGATCATTGGCCGGCGCCACTATGGCCGCAAGGCGGTGGCGGCGGGCGGCGGCGGTGGCAATGGCCAGACCCGTGAGCTGCTCGACACCCTGCTGCTGTGGCAGCCCAATGTGGTGCTGGATGCGAACGGCCGCGCCGAGGTGGATGTGCCGCTCAACGACGCGCTCACCAGCTTCAAGATCGTAGCCGTGGCCGAGAGCGGGCTGGAGCTGTTTGGCACTGGCAGCACGCAGATCCGCACCTCGCAGGAGCTGCAGATCATCAGCGGCCTGCCGCCGCTGGTGCGCGATAGTGACCGCTATGACGCCCAGGTCACCCTGCGCAACACCACCAACAAGCCCATGCAGGTGCTGGTCACCCCCAAGGCGACCTTGCTGCAGCTGGAGCCGCAGACGGTGGAGATCGCCGCCAACGAGGCCCGCACCGTGAGCTGGAGCGTGACGGCACCGGCCGAGATGTCGCAAAGCCGCCAGGGCGAGCTGCTGTGGGAGATCAGCGCCAAGGACAAGCAAAGTGATGCCGCCGATGCGCTCAAGGTGAGCCAGCGCGTGGTGCCCGCTGTGGCGGTGGAGACCCTGCAAGCGACCCTGGTGCAACTGGACGGCAGCCTCGATATGCCCGTCAGCGCACCGGCCGATGCCTTGCCCGGCCGGGGTGGCCTCAAGCTGTCGCTGGTGCCGCGCCTGGCCGAAGGCCTGCCGGGTGTGCGTGACTGGTGGCGTGCCTACCCCTACGCCTGCCTGGAGCAGACCACGAGCAAATCCATCGGCATGCAGGATGCAGCGCTGTGGAAGAGCACGATGGAGCGCCTGCCCACCTACCTGGATGGCGATGGCCTGGCCAACTACTTCCCGCCGCAAGCGGGCAGCAGCAACACCGGCAGCGATGCGCTGACCGCCCATTTGCTGCAGGCCGCTTTCGAGATGAAGCGGATTGACCCGGCCTTTGCGATCCCCGCAGCGCCGCTGGGCCGCATGCAAGACGCGCTGGCCCGCTTCATCGATGGCCGCATCGAGCGCAAGTTCTGGAGCCCTCGCTCCGATCTGGAAGTGCGCAAGCTCGCTGCCATCAACGCCTTGGCGCTCTATGGCAAGGCCCAGCCGCGCATGCTGACCAGCATCCAGATTGCGCCCAACGACTGGCCTACCCAGAGCGTGGTGGACTGGCTGTCGATCCTGGGCCATATGAAGGATGCGCCCAACCGCAGCAAGCTGATGGAAGAGGCCAACCAGATCCTGCGCGCGCGCCTGAGCTACCAGGGCACCAAGGTGCTGTTCGCCAACGAGAACAACGACTACTGGTGGTGGCTGATGCAAAACGGCGATACCACCCTGGCGCGTTTCCTGCTGGTGGTGATGGACGACCCAGCCTGGAAGGACGACATGCCGCGCTTGGCCAGCAGCTTTATCAGCCGCCAAAAGAGTGGTGCCTGGACGACGACCACGGCCAACCTCTGGGGCGCGCTGGCGCTGGAGCGCTTCTCGCGCACCTATGAGTCGATCCCGGTGACCGGCACGACCGAGGCCAGCATGGCCGGCAAGTCTGGCACGGTGGACTGGAGCCGCGTGACCAAGGCGCAAGACGCCATCAAGTTGCTGGCCCAAGGCGGCAAGCGCATGCCCGGCCCGACCGAGCAGGTGGCGCAGTGGCTGAACAACACCATCGACCTGCCCTGGGCCAGTGGCAACCAGAGCCTGAAGGTGCAGCAAAAGGGCACCGGCAAGCCTTGGTTGACGGTGCAGTCGCAGGCTGCGGTGCCGCTCAAGCAGCCGCTGTCGGCGGGCTACACCATCAGCAAAACGGTGGTGGCGGTGGAGCAGGCCAACAAGAACCTGCCCGCTGGCCAGTACACCCGGGGCGATGTGCTACGCGTGACCCTGGAGGTGAACGCCAGCGCCAATATGACCTGGGTGGCGATCACCGATCCGATCCCGGGTGGCGCCACCATCCTGGGCAGCGGCCTGGGCCGGGATTCGGCACTGTCCACCGCGGGCGAGAAATCGACCGGCTGGGGCTGGAAGGCGTTTGAGGAGCGGTCGTTCGAGAGCTACCGCGCCTACTACGGCTACCTGCCGCAGGGCAAGCTCAGCCTGCAGTACAGCTACCGGGTCAACAACACGGGAGAGTTTGCGCTGCCATCGACCCGCGTCGAGGCGCTGTATGCGCCCGAGATGTTTGGCATGGCACCGAATCCCAAGGTGACGGTTGTGCCCGTCGCACCATGA
- a CDS encoding Bug family tripartite tricarboxylate transporter substrate binding protein translates to MSLSRRHFSQQLLAAAAAGGLAVPSWAAGYNKGKPVRLLVGFPPGGGTDVIARLLAEKMKDSLGTSVVVENKPGAGGQIAAQILKASPADGATFFVTHDHTISILPQVVKSPGFDPHADFVPVAGFASFVNALAVSEGLGVRTFEAYLQWLKKQGGKSAVGIPAPASTPEFLVRVLNQRFKTDLVSVPYRGSAPMLADMMGNQIPAGIGSVQDFIESHKAGKVRVLAVLGGKRQQALPDVPTFSELGLPGLEDMPYYGVYAAAGTPPDMVQAVSEAVAKAVAAPDVQQQLVGMGLSVGYITPEQLLARERAYSAVWTRIIRDSGFQPQ, encoded by the coding sequence ATGTCCTTGAGCCGCCGCCATTTCTCCCAACAACTGCTGGCTGCCGCTGCGGCCGGGGGGCTGGCCGTGCCCAGCTGGGCGGCGGGCTATAACAAGGGCAAGCCAGTGCGGCTGCTGGTGGGTTTCCCGCCCGGCGGCGGCACCGACGTGATCGCGCGGCTGCTGGCCGAGAAGATGAAGGACAGCCTGGGCACCTCGGTCGTGGTGGAGAACAAACCTGGCGCGGGCGGCCAGATTGCGGCGCAGATCCTCAAGGCTTCGCCGGCCGATGGGGCGACCTTCTTTGTCACCCACGACCACACCATCTCCATCCTGCCCCAGGTCGTCAAGAGCCCGGGGTTTGATCCGCATGCGGACTTTGTGCCAGTGGCGGGGTTTGCCAGCTTTGTCAATGCGCTGGCCGTCTCCGAAGGCCTGGGCGTGCGTACGTTCGAGGCCTATCTGCAGTGGCTCAAAAAGCAGGGCGGCAAAAGCGCGGTGGGCATCCCTGCGCCCGCATCAACGCCGGAGTTTCTGGTGCGCGTGCTCAACCAGCGCTTCAAGACCGATCTGGTCTCTGTGCCGTACCGGGGCAGCGCGCCGATGCTGGCCGACATGATGGGCAACCAGATCCCTGCCGGCATTGGCTCGGTGCAGGACTTTATCGAAAGCCACAAGGCCGGCAAGGTGCGGGTGCTGGCGGTGCTGGGCGGCAAGCGCCAGCAGGCCCTGCCCGATGTGCCGACCTTCAGCGAACTCGGTCTGCCAGGTTTGGAAGATATGCCGTACTACGGTGTCTATGCGGCAGCTGGCACCCCGCCCGACATGGTGCAGGCGGTATCGGAGGCGGTTGCCAAGGCCGTGGCCGCCCCCGATGTGCAGCAGCAGCTGGTGGGCATGGGCTTGAGCGTGGGCTATATAACGCCCGAGCAACTGCTGGCGCGCGAGCGGGCCTATTCGGCGGTGTGGACCCGTATCATTCGCGACAGCGGCTTTCAGCCGCAGTGA
- the argH gene encoding argininosuccinate lyase, with protein MSTPQASSPSHNQLDSKSEAWSALFSEPMSDLVKRYTSSVFFDKRLWQADIQGSLAHAQMLSAQNIIGAQDLASIEQGMAQITSEIEAGSFEWKLDLEDVHLNIEARLTQLVGDAGKRLHTGRSRNDQVATDVRLWLRGEIDLIEGLLGELQLSLVEVAEKNVEVILPGFTHLQVAQPVSFAHHLLAYVEMFKRDAERMLDVRKRVNVLPLGSAALAGTTYPLDRERVAQTLGMEGVSQNSLDGVSDRDFAIEFTAAASLCMVHISRLSEELIIWMSQNFGFVRIADRFTTGSSIMPQKKNPDVPELARGKTGRVVGHLMGLITLMKGQPLAYNKDNQEDKEPLFDTVDTLKDTLRIFAEMIGGQVNPATGAKEGGITVNADNMRAAALKGYATATDLADYLVKKGLPFRDAHETVAHAVKLATQKGVDLTELPLAELQAFNPNIDADVFEALSLEGSLNARNTLGGTAPVQVRAQLAKHRVRLA; from the coding sequence ATGTCTACACCACAAGCTTCGTCTCCTTCGCACAACCAGCTCGATTCCAAGTCCGAAGCCTGGTCGGCGCTGTTCTCCGAACCCATGAGCGATCTGGTCAAGCGCTATACCTCCAGCGTGTTTTTTGACAAGCGCCTGTGGCAGGCCGACATCCAAGGCAGCCTGGCCCATGCGCAGATGCTGAGCGCCCAGAACATCATCGGCGCGCAAGACCTGGCCTCCATCGAGCAGGGCATGGCGCAGATCACCTCGGAGATCGAGGCGGGCAGCTTTGAGTGGAAGCTGGACCTGGAAGACGTGCACCTGAACATCGAGGCGCGCCTGACCCAGCTGGTGGGCGATGCCGGCAAGCGCCTGCACACCGGCCGCAGCCGCAACGACCAGGTCGCCACCGATGTGCGCCTGTGGCTGCGCGGCGAGATCGACCTGATCGAAGGCCTGCTGGGTGAGCTGCAGCTGTCGCTGGTCGAAGTGGCCGAGAAGAACGTCGAAGTGATCCTCCCGGGCTTTACCCACCTGCAAGTGGCCCAGCCCGTGAGCTTTGCCCACCACCTGCTGGCCTATGTGGAAATGTTCAAGCGCGATGCCGAGCGCATGCTCGATGTGCGCAAGCGTGTCAATGTGCTGCCGCTGGGCTCTGCCGCGCTGGCTGGCACCACCTACCCGCTGGACCGCGAGCGTGTGGCCCAGACCCTGGGGATGGAAGGCGTGTCGCAGAACTCGCTGGACGGCGTCAGCGACCGCGACTTTGCCATTGAATTCACCGCAGCGGCGTCGCTGTGCATGGTCCACATCAGCCGCCTGTCTGAAGAGCTGATCATCTGGATGAGCCAGAACTTTGGCTTTGTGCGCATTGCCGACCGCTTCACCACCGGCTCGTCGATCATGCCGCAGAAGAAGAATCCCGATGTGCCCGAGCTGGCCCGCGGCAAGACTGGCCGTGTGGTCGGCCACCTAATGGGCCTGATCACCTTGATGAAGGGCCAGCCGCTGGCCTACAACAAGGACAACCAGGAAGACAAGGAGCCGCTGTTCGACACCGTGGATACCTTGAAAGACACCTTGCGCATCTTCGCCGAGATGATCGGCGGCCAGGTCAACCCTGCGACCGGCGCCAAGGAAGGCGGCATCACCGTCAATGCCGACAATATGCGTGCCGCTGCGCTGAAGGGCTATGCCACCGCTACCGATCTGGCCGACTATCTGGTCAAGAAGGGCCTGCCTTTCCGCGATGCGCACGAGACCGTGGCGCATGCCGTCAAGCTGGCCACGCAAAAGGGCGTGGACCTGACCGAGCTGCCACTGGCCGAGCTGCAGGCCTTCAACCCCAATATCGACGCCGATGTGTTCGAGGCGCTGAGCCTGGAAGGCTCGCTGAATGCGCGCAATACCCTGGGCGGCACGGCGCCTGTCCAGGTGCGTGCCCAGCTGGCCAAGCACCGCGTGCGTCTGGCATAA
- the pbpC gene encoding penicillin-binding protein 1C yields the protein MRLRAIARWRLLALACLVHAPLAQAVPSYGEVRQDFSSSETRVLSREGELLQRVRTDSTVRRGDWVALGDVSAALRTAMLLSEDKRFYEHAGVDWAAVTSAAWGNLWNQRTRGASTISMQLAGLLDGDWRRSNGGRSVVQKVGQTVAAQVLDRRWQKTQILEAYLNLVPFRGELVGIDALSRTLFDKAPHGLDDREAAVAAALVRAPNARPAQVGQRACGVLKEMRRDPKVDCEAVVFFTEIALKKRAFDASEGIAPHFSRIALREARQATSGAASKQTAAASLRTTLSAPLQRFAVDSLGQHLQALQGSNVQDGAVLVLDNASGEVLAWVGSSGALSQAQAVDAVLAPRQPGSTLKPFLYGQAIAEHKLTAASLIEDSPARIPTASGLYIPQNYDRSFKGWVSVRTALGASLNVPAVRTLVMVGVDDFFDQLVRLGMPMRESGSYFGYSLALGSPDIPLVQLTNAYRALANGGRYSPVAYARGGKPQFRQAMDAGAAYVVGDMLADGNARVRTFGMDSVLGTRSWAAVKTGTSKDMRDNWAVGWSDRFTVGVWIGNASGEAMHSVSGTSGAAPVWASIMAFLHQGQPSRAPKPPADLRAQWVDFGAAPAGQSGAGFPLEARREEWFLAGTAQPRFALDGQATGVDEMVGGRSLAGRSADANGSAAPPAVRILAPANGTIVAVDPDIPPDRQRLQLVADSAAARWRIDGKDVARGARWAWLPWPGRHQVELVNAQGEVLDSIRLEVRGAGVKHSKR from the coding sequence ATGAGGCTACGCGCTATAGCCCGCTGGCGGCTGCTGGCCCTGGCCTGCCTGGTGCATGCACCACTGGCCCAGGCTGTGCCCAGCTATGGCGAGGTGCGGCAGGATTTCAGCTCGTCGGAGACGCGCGTGCTGTCGCGCGAAGGCGAGCTGCTGCAGCGGGTGCGCACCGACAGCACCGTGCGCCGGGGCGACTGGGTGGCCTTGGGCGATGTATCGGCCGCGCTGCGCACCGCCATGCTGCTGAGCGAGGACAAGCGCTTTTATGAGCACGCCGGGGTGGACTGGGCCGCCGTGACCTCCGCTGCCTGGGGCAACCTCTGGAACCAGCGCACGCGCGGGGCCAGCACCATCAGCATGCAGCTGGCGGGCCTGCTCGATGGCGACTGGCGCCGCAGCAATGGCGGCCGCTCGGTGGTGCAAAAGGTGGGCCAGACAGTGGCTGCCCAGGTGCTGGATAGACGCTGGCAGAAAACCCAGATCCTGGAGGCCTACCTGAACCTGGTGCCTTTCCGGGGCGAGCTGGTGGGCATTGATGCGCTGTCGCGCACCCTGTTTGACAAGGCCCCGCATGGCCTGGATGACCGCGAGGCAGCGGTGGCCGCCGCACTGGTGCGTGCGCCCAATGCGCGGCCCGCCCAAGTGGGCCAGCGCGCCTGCGGCGTGCTCAAGGAGATGCGGCGCGACCCGAAAGTGGACTGCGAAGCAGTGGTGTTTTTCACCGAGATTGCACTGAAAAAACGCGCCTTTGATGCCAGCGAAGGCATTGCGCCGCACTTCAGCCGCATTGCGCTGCGTGAGGCGCGGCAAGCTACCTCCGGCGCTGCCAGCAAGCAGACGGCAGCCGCCAGCCTGCGCACCACCTTGAGCGCACCTTTGCAGCGCTTTGCGGTAGACAGCCTGGGCCAGCACCTGCAGGCCTTGCAGGGCAGCAATGTACAAGACGGCGCCGTGCTGGTGCTGGACAACGCTAGCGGTGAAGTGCTCGCCTGGGTGGGCTCATCGGGCGCACTGAGCCAGGCGCAGGCGGTGGATGCGGTGCTGGCGCCACGCCAGCCGGGCTCTACCCTCAAGCCCTTTCTCTATGGCCAGGCGATTGCCGAGCACAAGCTGACGGCGGCGTCGCTGATCGAGGATTCGCCAGCGCGTATCCCGACGGCCAGCGGCCTCTATATTCCGCAGAACTACGACCGCAGCTTCAAGGGCTGGGTGTCGGTGCGCACGGCGCTCGGCGCGTCGCTGAATGTGCCGGCGGTGCGCACCCTGGTGATGGTCGGGGTGGATGATTTCTTTGACCAGCTGGTGCGCCTGGGCATGCCGATGCGCGAGAGCGGTAGCTATTTTGGCTACAGCCTGGCGCTGGGTAGCCCCGATATTCCGCTGGTACAGCTGACCAATGCCTACCGCGCGCTGGCCAATGGCGGGCGCTACAGCCCGGTGGCCTATGCGCGTGGCGGCAAGCCGCAGTTCCGCCAGGCCATGGATGCGGGTGCGGCTTATGTGGTGGGCGATATGCTGGCCGATGGCAATGCCCGCGTGCGCACTTTTGGGATGGACAGCGTGCTGGGCACACGCAGCTGGGCAGCCGTCAAAACCGGCACCAGCAAGGACATGCGGGACAACTGGGCCGTTGGCTGGTCAGACCGCTTCACGGTCGGCGTCTGGATTGGCAATGCCAGCGGCGAGGCCATGCATTCGGTCAGCGGCACCAGCGGTGCAGCGCCCGTGTGGGCCAGCATCATGGCCTTTTTGCACCAGGGCCAGCCCAGCCGCGCGCCCAAGCCGCCGGCAGATTTGCGCGCGCAGTGGGTGGATTTTGGAGCGGCGCCTGCTGGCCAATCCGGGGCCGGTTTTCCGCTGGAAGCGCGGCGTGAAGAATGGTTTTTGGCCGGCACCGCGCAGCCACGCTTTGCGCTCGATGGCCAGGCGACCGGGGTCGATGAAATGGTGGGCGGCCGCAGCCTGGCTGGGCGATCTGCTGATGCCAATGGCTCTGCCGCACCGCCCGCTGTGCGCATCTTGGCCCCTGCTAACGGCACGATTGTCGCGGTAGACCCGGACATTCCACCCGACCGCCAGCGCCTGCAGTTAGTCGCTGATTCAGCCGCTGCGCGCTGGCGCATCGATGGCAAGGATGTAGCAAGGGGCGCCCGCTGGGCCTGGCTGCCCTGGCCGGGCCGCCACCAGGTGGAGCTGGTCAATGCGCAAGGCGAGGTGTTGGACAGCATCCGCCTGGAAGTGCGCGGCGCTGGCGTGAAGCACTCCAAGCGTTAA